One Nocardia farcinica genomic region harbors:
- a CDS encoding (2Fe-2S)-binding protein, with amino-acid sequence MNTAPGTALTDPAWVRAHITALGRSWGASTPRAAGTLWWSMVASALVEPLVTATAAGRTPPALGLGRLVCVVRPDGGVDRVLDQAATPETAPPPVGARTGVVSGGGASAGDAATDTASPGGAPTAPDDATTALHDALAAVVPVVADSCGAGIPALWAIVADALGNRAVDAGAPAVAVELAARLGPPLPTPRFVEVGGRTFVHRVSCCLVYELPGSGLCTSCPKRPAAERAALLAEHAARR; translated from the coding sequence ATGAACACGGCGCCCGGCACCGCGCTCACCGACCCGGCCTGGGTGCGTGCGCACATCACCGCGCTCGGCCGCTCCTGGGGCGCCTCGACACCCCGCGCCGCGGGCACCCTCTGGTGGTCGATGGTCGCCTCCGCGCTGGTCGAGCCGCTCGTCACGGCGACGGCCGCGGGCCGGACACCGCCCGCGCTCGGCCTCGGTCGCCTCGTCTGCGTGGTGCGGCCCGACGGCGGTGTCGACCGCGTCCTCGACCAGGCCGCGACCCCCGAAACCGCGCCGCCGCCGGTCGGGGCCCGGACCGGTGTCGTATCCGGTGGTGGCGCATCGGCGGGCGACGCTGCCACCGATACCGCGTCCCCCGGGGGCGCGCCCACCGCACCCGATGACGCGACGACCGCTCTCCACGACGCCCTCGCCGCCGTCGTCCCCGTCGTGGCGGACAGCTGCGGCGCGGGCATCCCGGCCCTCTGGGCGATCGTCGCCGACGCGCTCGGCAACCGCGCCGTCGACGCGGGAGCGCCCGCGGTCGCGGTCGAGCTGGCCGCGCGCCTCGGCCCGCCCCTGCCCACCCCACGCTTCGTCGAGGTCGGTGGCCGGACCTTCGTGCACCGCGTCTCCTGCTGTCTGGTCTACGAACTGCCCGGTAGCGGGCTGTGCACCAGCTGCCCGAAACGGCCCGCCGCCGAACGGGCCGCGCTGCTCGCCGAGCACGCCGCACGCCGGTGA
- a CDS encoding TIGR02611 family protein, with product MGRLRAFRARVAARPTLNLAYRIGVGVVGAVVLAIGIIAIPYPGPGWAMVFAGLGILASEFAWAQRALRWLRDRYRQVMAWYSARGLGIRILGAVGTAAVVVATLWVLGTFGLVGGWFGLEWEWLRGPLQR from the coding sequence ATGGGCCGCCTGCGCGCCTTCCGCGCGCGGGTGGCCGCCCGGCCGACGCTGAATCTCGCCTATCGGATCGGTGTCGGTGTGGTCGGCGCGGTCGTGCTGGCCATCGGCATCATCGCCATCCCGTATCCCGGCCCGGGCTGGGCGATGGTCTTCGCCGGCCTGGGCATCCTGGCCAGCGAGTTCGCCTGGGCCCAGCGCGCGTTGCGCTGGCTGCGCGATCGCTATCGCCAGGTCATGGCGTGGTACTCGGCGCGCGGCCTCGGCATCCGGATCCTTGGGGCGGTGGGTACCGCGGCGGTCGTGGTCGCGACGCTGTGGGTGCTCGGCACCTTCGGGCTGGTCGGCGGCTGGTTCGGCCTCGAGTGGGAGTGGTTGCGCGGGCCACTGCAGCGATGA
- a CDS encoding SulP family inorganic anion transporter, with amino-acid sequence MAVLSDHAPPSSPAPAEGGPAAGRGRLASIVRHDLSASIVVFLVALPLSLGIALASGAPVAAGLIAAVVGGIVVGCLGGSVLQVSGPAAGLTVVVAESIAQFGWRVTCFIVVAAGALQILFGLSRIARAALAVAPVVVHAMLAGIGVTIALQQVHVLLGGSSHSSAWHNITALPGRLTSMNTGAALVGVLVVAVMLGWKYLPEKVRVVPGPLVAVVAATVLSLVLPLDVERIVLSSSLFEAIELPQIPDGGWAPVALMVLTIALIASVESLLSAVAVDKMHSGPRTNFDRELVGQGSANMLSGMLGGLPVTGVIVRSATNVQAGARSRASAVLHGVWLLLFSVALVGVVEQIPKAALAGLLIVIGIQLVKIAHIKLASRTGDLLVYAVTILGVVFLNLLEGVIIGLVLAFALLLWRVVRVTIVAEQIPQSQRWLVRIDGSCTFLALPRLSGELAKVPAGADVTVEMTVDFLDHAALEALQDWVRQQESGGGSVEFVEIGSVRMADALAGPPARGFGRAMWEEILGPWRRDEKHLDPVTAGVAAYHRSHAHVVRRHLDELVHRQDPDSFFLTCSDSRIVPNVITNSGPGDLFTVRNVGNLVPATGDASVEAALVFALEELNVRCVVVCGHSSCGAMGALYGGGDAAPGIESWLAHARPSLERFRAGHPVAEAARAAGFGEVDQLSMVNVAVQLETLQRHPAVRRAVAERGVTVAGLFFDIASARVVEITADGIVHIDEARGRRQVPEPV; translated from the coding sequence ATGGCTGTACTGAGCGATCACGCGCCCCCCTCGTCCCCGGCCCCCGCGGAAGGAGGTCCGGCGGCAGGCCGCGGAAGACTGGCTTCGATTGTGCGCCACGATCTTTCGGCCTCCATCGTGGTCTTCCTCGTCGCATTGCCGCTCTCGCTCGGCATCGCGCTGGCCTCCGGCGCCCCGGTCGCGGCCGGACTCATCGCCGCCGTCGTCGGCGGCATCGTGGTGGGCTGCCTGGGCGGCTCCGTCCTGCAGGTGAGCGGCCCCGCGGCCGGGCTCACCGTCGTCGTCGCCGAGTCGATCGCCCAATTCGGCTGGCGCGTCACCTGTTTCATCGTCGTCGCGGCCGGTGCGCTGCAGATCCTGTTCGGGCTGAGTCGGATCGCGCGCGCCGCGCTCGCCGTGGCGCCGGTGGTGGTGCACGCGATGCTGGCGGGCATCGGCGTCACGATCGCCCTGCAGCAGGTGCACGTGTTGCTCGGCGGGTCGTCACACAGTTCGGCGTGGCACAACATCACCGCGCTGCCCGGCCGGCTCACGTCGATGAACACCGGCGCCGCACTGGTGGGCGTGCTGGTCGTGGCGGTGATGCTGGGCTGGAAGTACCTGCCGGAGAAGGTCCGGGTGGTGCCCGGCCCGCTGGTGGCCGTGGTCGCGGCCACCGTGCTGTCGCTGGTGCTGCCGCTGGACGTGGAGCGGATCGTGCTGAGCAGCTCGCTGTTCGAGGCGATCGAACTGCCGCAGATCCCCGACGGCGGCTGGGCCCCGGTGGCGCTGATGGTGCTGACCATCGCGCTGATCGCCAGCGTGGAGAGCCTGCTCTCGGCGGTGGCCGTGGACAAGATGCACTCCGGGCCGCGTACGAACTTCGACCGGGAGCTGGTCGGCCAAGGCTCGGCCAACATGCTCTCGGGCATGCTCGGCGGCCTGCCGGTGACCGGTGTGATCGTGCGGAGCGCGACCAACGTGCAGGCCGGGGCGCGCAGCCGGGCCTCAGCGGTGCTGCACGGGGTGTGGTTGCTGTTGTTCTCGGTGGCGCTGGTCGGGGTGGTCGAGCAGATCCCCAAGGCCGCACTGGCCGGTCTGCTCATCGTCATCGGCATCCAGCTGGTCAAGATCGCCCACATCAAGCTCGCCAGCCGCACCGGCGATCTGCTCGTCTACGCCGTCACGATCCTCGGCGTGGTCTTCCTCAACCTGCTCGAGGGCGTGATCATCGGCCTGGTGCTGGCCTTCGCGCTGCTGCTGTGGCGGGTGGTGCGGGTGACGATCGTGGCCGAGCAGATACCGCAGTCGCAGCGCTGGCTGGTGCGCATCGACGGCTCGTGCACCTTCCTCGCCCTGCCGCGACTGTCCGGCGAACTGGCGAAGGTGCCTGCCGGCGCCGACGTGACCGTGGAGATGACCGTCGACTTCCTCGATCACGCCGCGCTCGAGGCGTTGCAGGACTGGGTGCGCCAGCAGGAAAGCGGCGGCGGCAGCGTCGAATTCGTCGAGATCGGCAGCGTGCGCATGGCCGACGCGCTGGCCGGACCGCCCGCACGCGGATTCGGCAGGGCGATGTGGGAGGAGATCCTCGGGCCCTGGCGGCGCGACGAGAAGCACCTGGACCCGGTGACCGCGGGGGTGGCGGCCTACCACCGCAGCCACGCGCACGTCGTCCGCCGCCACCTGGACGAGCTCGTCCACCGGCAGGACCCGGACTCGTTCTTCCTCACCTGCTCGGACTCGCGCATCGTCCCGAACGTCATCACCAACAGCGGACCCGGCGACCTGTTCACCGTGCGCAACGTCGGCAATCTGGTCCCCGCCACCGGCGACGCCTCGGTGGAGGCGGCGCTGGTCTTCGCCCTGGAGGAGCTGAACGTGCGCTGCGTGGTGGTGTGCGGGCACTCCAGCTGCGGAGCCATGGGCGCGCTGTACGGCGGCGGCGACGCCGCACCGGGCATCGAGTCGTGGCTGGCGCACGCGCGACCGAGCCTGGAACGCTTCCGGGCCGGGCATCCGGTGGCCGAGGCGGCGCGTGCGGCCGGATTCGGTGAGGTCGACCAGTTGAGCATGGTGAACGTCGCGGTGCAGTTGGAGACGTTGCAGCGCCATCCCGCCGTGCGGCGCGCGGTCGCCGAACGCGGGGTCACCGTCGCCGGGCTGTTCTTCGACATCGCCAGCGCGCGGGTCGTGGAGATCACCGCCGACGGGATCGTCCACATCGACGAGGCTCGCGGGCGTCGTCAGGTGCCGGAGCCGGTCTGA